The following are encoded in a window of Oreochromis aureus strain Israel breed Guangdong linkage group 10, ZZ_aureus, whole genome shotgun sequence genomic DNA:
- the LOC116317285 gene encoding protein NipSnap homolog 2-like → MATQVLQTVGRGLKQTRSVLHASSPVNVALRSLSNVGDESWFKSLFVRKVIPRKDAHSHLLAKKEDNNLYKIQFHNVKPECLDAYNQLCEDVLPSIHTDPEYPCELVGTWNTWYGEQDQAVHLWRYRGGYPALTEVMNKLRQNKKFMEYRNERGKMLLSRRNQLLLEFSFWNEPVPRPGPNIYELRSYQLRPGTMIEWGNYWARAIEIRQQNQEAVGGFFSQIGSLYTVHHLWAYKDLQSREDTRNAAWQRDGWDEVVYYTVPLIQHMESRIMIPMKTSPLK, encoded by the exons ATGGCGACCCAAGTCCTTCAAACAGTGGGTAGAGGCCTCAAACAGACGAGAAGCGTGCTTCATGCGAGCAGCCCGGTGAACGTCGCCCTCAG GAGCCTCTCAAATGTTGGTGATGAAAGCTGGTTCAAATCCCTTTTTGTTAGAAAAGTCATCCCCAGAAAAGATGCTCACTCTCACCTGCTTGCCAAAAAAGAAGACAACAACCTGTACAAAATACAGT TTCACAATGTCAAGCCTGAGTGCCTTGATGCTTACAATCAACTTTG TGAGGACGTCTTGCCTTCCATTCACACTGACCCTGAATACCCCTGTGAGCTTGTAGGCACCTGGAACACATGGTATGGGGAGCAGGATCAGGCAG TTCACCTGTGGAGATATCGGGGAGGATACCCGGCTCTCACCGAAGTCATGAACAAACTCAGGCAGAATAAG AAGTTTATGGAGTACAGGAATGAGAGGGGGAAGATGCTGCTGTCTCGTAGGAACCAGCTGCTGCTGGAGTTCAGTTTTTGGAACGAACCCGTCCCTCGTCCAGGACCCAACATCTATGAGCTCCGATCATATCAACTCAGG CCAGGGACAATGATTGAATGGGGAAATTACTG GGCTCGGGCTATTGAGATTCGCCAGCAGAACCAAGAGGCGGTGGGAGGCTTTTTCTCTCAGATTGGAAGTCTGTACACAGTTCACCACTTATGGG CTTACAAAGACCTGCAGTCCAGAGAAGACACCAGAAATGCAGCCTGGCAGCGTGACGGCTGGGACGAGGTTGTTTATTACACAG